A genomic segment from Segniliparus rotundus DSM 44985 encodes:
- a CDS encoding PhoH family protein, translating into MSQTGPGSLKTYVIDTSVLLSDPGALTRFAEHNVVLPIVVIKELEAKRHDPVLGHNARTVLRMLEALRCQPGADLRHGVAVNEEGGTVRIEINHVDSSALPDAIRAERSNDTRILSVADALRRAGEDVAVVSKDLPLRLLSHGGLGIPAQEYLHEQVPDSGFTGLSELAITDDELDQLYKNGQVAATHDLHVNTGVVLTASRATALGRVGRDKEIHLVRGDQDAFGLHGRSAEQRIALSHLLDNEIGIVSLGGPAGTGKSVLALAAALEAVLERRTAKRIIVFRPIIAVGGQDLGYLPGNEEEKMNPWSAAVIDALRSITSEEVIDEVRSRGLLEILPLTHIRGRTLGPQTIVLLDEAQNLERSTILTAITRLGEGSRIFLLHDVAQRDSLRVGRRDGIAAVVERLKGEELFAHMTLTRSERSPVAALATRLLDDGVG; encoded by the coding sequence TGAGGCCAAACGCCATGATCCTGTGCTCGGCCACAACGCTCGCACAGTCCTTCGGATGCTCGAAGCGCTTCGCTGCCAGCCCGGAGCCGATCTGCGCCACGGGGTTGCGGTCAATGAAGAGGGCGGGACTGTCCGCATCGAGATCAACCATGTGGACTCTTCGGCTTTGCCGGACGCGATTCGCGCCGAGCGCTCCAACGACACCCGCATTTTGTCTGTCGCCGACGCGCTGCGCCGAGCCGGCGAGGACGTCGCGGTGGTCTCGAAGGACCTCCCGTTGCGGCTGTTGTCCCACGGCGGCCTCGGCATCCCTGCTCAGGAGTACTTGCACGAGCAGGTGCCGGACAGCGGCTTCACCGGTCTTTCGGAGCTCGCCATCACCGACGACGAACTCGACCAGCTGTATAAAAACGGCCAGGTCGCGGCCACCCACGATCTGCATGTGAACACCGGCGTCGTGCTGACCGCCTCGCGCGCCACCGCGCTCGGGAGGGTCGGCAGGGACAAAGAGATCCACCTGGTCCGGGGCGACCAGGACGCCTTCGGGCTGCACGGGCGTTCTGCCGAGCAGCGGATCGCCCTCTCGCACCTGCTGGACAATGAGATCGGCATCGTCTCGCTCGGCGGCCCCGCGGGCACCGGCAAGTCGGTGTTGGCGCTCGCCGCCGCGCTCGAAGCGGTCCTGGAGCGGCGCACCGCGAAACGGATCATCGTCTTCCGGCCGATCATCGCGGTGGGCGGCCAGGACCTCGGCTACCTCCCCGGCAACGAGGAAGAGAAGATGAACCCGTGGAGCGCGGCGGTGATCGACGCGCTGCGGTCGATCACCTCGGAAGAGGTGATCGACGAAGTCCGCTCGCGCGGTTTGCTGGAGATCCTGCCGCTCACGCACATCCGGGGCCGCACCCTGGGGCCGCAGACCATCGTCCTTTTGGACGAGGCGCAGAACTTGGAGCGCTCCACGATCCTCACCGCCATCACCCGCCTCGGCGAAGGCAGCCGGATCTTCCTCTTGCACGATGTGGCGCAGCGCGACTCTTTGCGGGTCGGCCGTCGCGACGGCATCGCCGCAGTGGTGGAACGGCTCAAGGGCGAAGAGCTGTTCGCGCATATGACGTTGACCCGCTCCGAGCGCAGCCCGGTGGCCGCCCTCGCCACACGCCTCCTCGACGACGGTGTCGGCTAG